In one Candidatus Limnocylindrales bacterium genomic region, the following are encoded:
- the ligA gene encoding NAD-dependent DNA ligase LigA has protein sequence MARKVEPNVAPDVERNVEEVEQDVSKDPAKQAARQRVLELRRIVAEHNDAYYRRDAPTVSDAEYDALYRELEELESANPDLYDPASPTQKPGATPSARFAPSPHVRPMLSLANVFDRESLEEFAARVKKALPAADVEYAVEPKLDGLALNVLYEDGVFVRAATRGDGTTGEDVTVNARTLKSIPPRLAVRDGKKPPERIEIRGEVVIRKKDFARLNSEREEQGESVFANPRNAAAGSLRQLDASITASRPLMFFVHSHGAAIPRDFPTHSAFLETAEAWGFTVRSEADTLHTIEDVEAYHGRLEAGRDALDIDIDGVVVKVNSVAQQDVLGEVARSPRWAVAFKFKPRQAVTRVNEIWASVGRLGSLTPIAELEPVVVGGVTVSRASLHNMDEIERKDVRIGDWVTIERAGDVIPYVVGPLLDRRDGSERKFEMPTECPACGSPVGRIEGESAWRCTDRQCPRQFKESLRHFAGKGAMDIDGLGDRLVSQLVDQGLVSSFSGLYRLDVDALADLERTPEREAGGDEESEDAPKRARKAIKVGRKNAEKIHAAIDGSRERGLDRLIIALGIRHVGETAARLLARRFESLEALADATEEDLVDLHGIGKEMASSIRLFFSDPANRKMIGELAEVGLRPRPPSVATGGALSGKSFVLTGSISIPRSRAKDLIQEAGGNVASSVSAKVDYLVAGADPGSKLTKAEKLGVTVIDETELFRMLGREA, from the coding sequence ATGGCCAGAAAGGTCGAGCCGAACGTCGCGCCGGACGTCGAGCGGAACGTCGAGGAAGTCGAGCAGGACGTCTCGAAGGACCCCGCGAAACAGGCGGCCAGGCAGCGCGTGCTCGAGCTTCGGCGCATCGTCGCCGAGCACAACGACGCGTATTACCGCCGCGACGCGCCGACGGTGAGCGACGCTGAATACGACGCGCTCTATCGTGAGCTCGAAGAGCTCGAGTCGGCCAATCCCGACCTTTACGATCCGGCTTCGCCGACGCAGAAGCCCGGGGCCACGCCGTCCGCGCGCTTCGCGCCGTCGCCGCACGTGCGCCCGATGCTGTCGCTCGCGAACGTCTTCGATCGCGAAAGCCTCGAGGAGTTCGCCGCGCGCGTGAAGAAGGCGCTGCCGGCCGCCGACGTCGAGTATGCCGTCGAACCGAAGCTCGACGGCCTGGCGCTCAACGTGCTGTACGAAGACGGGGTTTTCGTGCGGGCCGCGACGCGCGGCGACGGGACCACGGGCGAAGACGTCACCGTCAACGCGCGTACGCTGAAGAGCATTCCGCCACGGCTCGCCGTCCGGGATGGCAAAAAACCGCCCGAGCGCATCGAGATCCGCGGCGAGGTCGTGATCCGCAAGAAGGATTTTGCGCGCCTGAACAGCGAGCGCGAGGAGCAGGGCGAGAGCGTGTTCGCCAATCCGCGCAACGCCGCCGCCGGTTCGCTGCGCCAGCTCGATGCGTCGATCACCGCGTCGCGCCCTCTCATGTTCTTCGTGCACAGCCACGGCGCCGCGATCCCGCGTGATTTCCCGACGCACTCGGCATTCCTCGAAACCGCGGAGGCGTGGGGATTCACCGTTCGCTCCGAGGCCGACACGCTGCACACGATCGAAGACGTCGAGGCGTATCACGGACGGCTCGAAGCCGGGCGCGACGCGCTCGACATCGACATCGACGGCGTCGTCGTCAAGGTCAACTCGGTCGCGCAGCAGGACGTGCTCGGCGAAGTGGCGCGCTCGCCGCGCTGGGCCGTCGCGTTCAAGTTCAAACCCCGCCAGGCCGTCACGCGCGTCAACGAGATCTGGGCGTCGGTCGGCCGCCTCGGCTCGCTCACTCCGATTGCCGAGCTCGAACCAGTGGTCGTCGGCGGCGTGACCGTTTCGCGCGCGTCGCTGCACAACATGGACGAGATCGAGCGCAAGGACGTGCGCATCGGCGACTGGGTCACGATCGAGCGGGCAGGCGACGTGATCCCGTATGTCGTCGGGCCTCTTCTTGATCGGCGCGACGGCAGCGAGCGCAAGTTCGAGATGCCGACCGAATGTCCGGCATGCGGCTCGCCGGTCGGACGCATCGAAGGCGAATCGGCGTGGCGCTGCACCGACCGGCAATGTCCGCGGCAGTTCAAGGAATCGCTGCGCCATTTCGCCGGAAAAGGTGCGATGGACATCGACGGCCTCGGCGATCGTCTGGTCTCGCAGCTCGTCGACCAGGGGCTCGTAAGCAGCTTTTCCGGTCTGTACCGGCTCGACGTCGATGCGCTCGCCGATCTCGAGCGCACGCCGGAACGCGAAGCCGGCGGCGACGAGGAAAGCGAGGATGCACCGAAGCGCGCGCGCAAGGCGATCAAGGTCGGCCGCAAGAATGCGGAAAAGATCCATGCCGCCATCGACGGCAGCCGCGAGCGCGGCCTCGACCGCCTGATCATCGCGCTCGGGATCCGGCACGTCGGAGAGACGGCGGCGCGTCTTCTCGCGCGCCGTTTCGAATCGCTCGAAGCGCTCGCCGACGCGACCGAAGAAGACCTCGTCGATCTGCACGGGATCGGCAAGGAGATGGCGTCGTCGATCCGGCTGTTCTTTTCAGATCCGGCCAACCGCAAGATGATCGGCGAGCTTGCCGAAGTCGGCCTGCGTCCGCGTCCGCCTTCGGTCGCGACAGGCGGCGCGTTGTCCGGAAAGTCGTTCGTGCTGACCGGCTCGATCTCGATTCCGCGAAGCCGCGCGAAGGATCTCATCCAGGAGGCCGGCGGCAACGTCGCATCCTCGGTGAGCGCGAAGGTCGACTACCTCGTCGCCGGTGCCGATCCCGGCAGCAAGCTCACGAAGGCAGAGAAGCTCGGCGTCACCGTGATCGACGAAACCGAGCTGTTCCGCATGCTCGGGCGCGAGGCGTAG
- a CDS encoding ComEA family DNA-binding protein produces MYGYTNRMQLVRAALGAAVMSAVVLVASGTAMAATAGGPAAQAAAAEVSGRVDVNTATAAELASLPGIGASKAAAIIAEREKKPFGSVEDLERVRGIGARTVEDLRGKVSVGAR; encoded by the coding sequence ATGTACGGATACACGAACAGGATGCAGCTCGTCAGGGCTGCGCTCGGCGCAGCGGTGATGTCGGCGGTGGTGCTGGTCGCAAGCGGCACGGCAATGGCGGCGACCGCCGGCGGTCCGGCTGCGCAGGCAGCGGCGGCCGAGGTTTCCGGACGCGTCGACGTGAACACGGCGACCGCTGCCGAGCTCGCGAGCCTTCCCGGCATCGGAGCGAGCAAGGCCGCCGCAATCATCGCCGAGCGCGAAAAGAAACCGTTCGGATCGGTGGAAGATCTCGAGCGCGTGCGCGGCATCGGCGCGCGCACCGTCGAAGATCTTCGCGGCAAGGTCTCGGTCGGCGCACGCTGA
- a CDS encoding response regulator has product MTPKPRLQGAVLVVEDDEDIRSMTATILQVAGAIVYEAASAAEAMSRIDRDDVDAIVLDWNLAGETGSALLEKLRDRHPGLLRRSAVVTGDLMSIPGRHEAERFGCPVLAKPFRPRQLIETVAAILALDD; this is encoded by the coding sequence ATGACGCCCAAACCCCGCCTCCAGGGGGCCGTGCTCGTCGTCGAAGACGACGAGGACATTCGCTCGATGACCGCGACGATCCTGCAGGTTGCCGGAGCGATCGTCTACGAAGCCGCATCGGCTGCCGAAGCGATGTCACGCATCGACCGCGACGATGTCGACGCGATCGTTCTCGACTGGAACCTCGCCGGAGAGACCGGAAGCGCGCTGCTCGAAAAGCTTCGCGACCGGCATCCGGGGCTGCTGCGGCGAAGCGCAGTGGTCACCGGCGATCTGATGAGCATTCCCGGAAGGCACGAAGCCGAACGTTTCGGATGCCCCGTGCTCGCCAAACCATTCCGGCCGCGCCAGCTCATCGAGACCGTCGCGGCGATTCTCGCTCTCGACGACTGA
- a CDS encoding phosphotransferase family protein: MDFDDRLQRFLARTTGDTKAVVRDLKRHTEGFSLETISFTGEWSDRGQPRIRRRLVLRRQPPAGLLEPYDLAPQVMAMRAVHGHLAVPLVRWFEEDADVLGAPFYVMDFVDGDVPLPVPGSAGQPSIADAAERGALARDLTANLARLHRFDWKSSPLASFDAPAGVRSAAERQLECWRGYFERASPEPSPMLERAFRELDRRIAGLPEDGPVTVVHGDFRTGNFLREGREVRAVLDWEMVHLGDPLEDVAWATSRLWRGQTKLAGVLVPIPEFHRFYEEAGGFPVDDRRLAFYDLLAGVKMAAIMLTGLRAFADRRTDDMRMLIFRHQLVGMNLIIGESLGIVPGLDA; the protein is encoded by the coding sequence TTGGATTTCGACGACCGTTTACAGCGCTTTCTCGCCAGGACAACCGGCGACACGAAAGCCGTCGTTCGGGATCTGAAGCGCCATACGGAAGGTTTCTCACTCGAGACGATCTCGTTCACCGGAGAGTGGAGCGACCGGGGGCAACCCCGGATTCGCCGCAGGCTGGTCCTTCGGCGCCAGCCGCCGGCCGGCCTGCTCGAGCCGTACGACCTTGCGCCGCAGGTCATGGCGATGCGCGCGGTTCACGGCCACCTCGCGGTACCGCTGGTTCGCTGGTTCGAGGAAGACGCGGATGTCCTTGGCGCTCCTTTCTATGTGATGGATTTTGTCGATGGCGACGTCCCGTTGCCGGTTCCGGGCAGCGCAGGGCAGCCTTCGATTGCCGATGCGGCCGAGCGCGGCGCACTTGCCCGCGACCTGACGGCCAACCTCGCACGCCTGCACCGGTTCGACTGGAAGAGCTCGCCGCTCGCGAGCTTCGATGCTCCGGCAGGCGTGCGCAGCGCTGCCGAGAGGCAGCTCGAGTGCTGGCGCGGATATTTCGAGCGAGCGTCGCCGGAGCCGTCGCCGATGCTCGAGCGCGCGTTTCGAGAGCTCGATCGCCGCATCGCCGGGCTTCCCGAGGACGGTCCGGTCACCGTCGTGCACGGCGATTTTCGCACCGGCAATTTTCTTCGCGAAGGGCGCGAGGTGCGCGCGGTGCTCGATTGGGAGATGGTGCATCTCGGAGACCCGCTCGAAGATGTTGCCTGGGCCACCAGCCGGCTCTGGCGCGGGCAGACGAAGCTCGCGGGCGTGCTCGTTCCGATCCCCGAGTTCCATCGATTCTATGAAGAAGCCGGCGGCTTCCCCGTCGACGACCGCAGGCTCGCGTTCTACGACCTGCTGGCGGGAGTGAAGATGGCAGCGATCATGCTCACCGGGCTTCGTGCGTTCGCCGACCGGCGAACCGACGACATGCGAATGCTCATCTTCCGTCATCAGCTCGTCGGCATGAACCTGATCATCGGTGAATCGCTCGGAATCGTCCCGGGTCTCGACGCATGA
- a CDS encoding THUMP domain-containing protein, which produces MRTRDDESWNVLAIGARGETGKALGLLGEVGRFRTGGYPQVLIGSVARPRGDAALLDGIDGLVGNPERTAGIIDRIVPVEEAVSFAGDDVTETLCEALESRASRLCGKSFYVRVHLRGLKGRIEHPAVERALGDFLSEFAARAGEPPNVSFRDPDVVVVAEVVGRRVGYAFLGRDERNTDLVRVK; this is translated from the coding sequence ATGCGCACCCGCGACGATGAAAGCTGGAACGTGCTCGCCATCGGTGCACGTGGCGAGACCGGCAAGGCGCTCGGGCTGCTCGGCGAAGTCGGGCGTTTCCGTACCGGCGGATATCCGCAGGTTCTGATCGGCAGCGTCGCGCGTCCGCGCGGTGACGCCGCGCTTCTCGACGGCATCGACGGCCTCGTCGGCAATCCGGAACGCACAGCCGGCATCATCGACCGCATCGTTCCCGTCGAGGAAGCCGTCTCGTTCGCGGGCGACGACGTGACCGAAACGCTGTGCGAAGCGCTCGAGTCGCGTGCCTCGCGACTGTGCGGAAAGTCGTTCTACGTGCGCGTCCATCTGCGAGGGCTCAAGGGCCGCATCGAGCATCCCGCCGTCGAGCGCGCGCTCGGCGATTTCCTGTCGGAGTTTGCGGCCCGCGCCGGCGAGCCGCCGAACGTCTCGTTTCGCGATCCCGACGTGGTCGTGGTTGCCGAAGTCGTCGGACGCCGCGTCGGCTACGCGTTCCTCGGACGAGACGAGCGCAATACCGATCTGGTGCGCGTGAAATAA
- a CDS encoding alcohol dehydrogenase catalytic domain-containing protein: MIEARYLSAGTIHVHEVAETAPAAGEARVRIRRCGICGSDLHAFRGHAPLPPVCPGHEMSGVVDSIGPGVTSVREGDRVAIEPIRRCGECRHCVSGNYHLCGRLAVHGVTLQGGMASSLVVPDYALFPLPDSLDYALGALAEPMAVAVHAARLGGVGEHSRVLVLGAGTIGLVAAAAARHLGASYVAISARHPQQKKVAEAIGVDEVLDPARLKLSGEKPDVVLETVGGDATTVADGMLAVARGGTIVVIGVFEKTPVFDPGVLLIKEVRIVGSMVYNRPPTGIADFELGLECIEAHATALRGLLTHTFPLTDVQAAFETASDKKSGAIKVMLAPEPD, from the coding sequence GTGATCGAAGCACGATACCTGTCCGCCGGCACGATCCACGTTCACGAGGTTGCCGAGACCGCGCCGGCCGCCGGAGAAGCGCGCGTCCGCATCCGGCGCTGCGGGATCTGCGGCAGCGACCTGCACGCGTTCCGGGGCCACGCGCCGCTGCCGCCCGTATGTCCCGGTCATGAAATGAGCGGTGTCGTCGATTCGATCGGCCCTGGCGTGACCAGCGTTCGCGAAGGCGACCGCGTCGCCATCGAGCCGATCAGGCGCTGCGGAGAGTGCCGGCACTGCGTGTCCGGCAATTACCATCTGTGCGGCCGGCTCGCGGTGCATGGCGTGACGCTCCAGGGCGGCATGGCGTCTTCGCTCGTCGTGCCCGACTACGCGCTGTTTCCGCTTCCGGATTCGCTCGACTACGCGCTCGGCGCGCTGGCCGAGCCGATGGCCGTCGCCGTGCATGCCGCGCGGCTCGGCGGCGTGGGCGAGCATTCGCGCGTGCTCGTGCTCGGCGCCGGAACGATCGGGCTGGTTGCCGCTGCGGCTGCGCGACATCTGGGCGCCTCGTACGTCGCGATCAGCGCCCGTCATCCGCAGCAGAAGAAAGTCGCCGAAGCGATCGGCGTCGACGAGGTGCTCGATCCGGCACGCCTCAAGCTGTCCGGTGAGAAGCCGGACGTCGTGCTCGAAACCGTCGGCGGCGACGCGACGACTGTCGCCGACGGCATGCTCGCCGTCGCGCGCGGCGGCACGATCGTCGTCATCGGTGTCTTCGAGAAGACGCCGGTGTTCGATCCCGGCGTGCTGCTGATCAAGGAAGTGCGAATCGTCGGCTCGATGGTCTACAACCGCCCGCCGACCGGAATTGCCGACTTCGAGCTGGGCCTCGAATGCATCGAGGCCCATGCCACTGCGCTGCGCGGCCTTCTGACGCATACCTTTCCGCTTACCGATGTGCAGGCGGCGTTCGAAACCGCGTCGGACAAGAAAAGTGGTGCGATCAAGGTCATGCTCGCCCCCGAGCCCGACTGA
- a CDS encoding DUF4079 family protein, producing the protein MLVYIHPLIATLALALLAHTASFAVRSRNNRRYRSLFLVRHSYIAPTMYVTILVAWASGLISTWALRPPNEVAASGHFKVGSAFVVVLTLSAISSRWIDNPRIRAIHPWIGALALLLSAAQAFFGLEMLP; encoded by the coding sequence ATGCTCGTCTACATTCATCCGCTGATTGCCACGCTTGCGCTCGCGCTACTCGCGCACACCGCGTCCTTTGCGGTGCGCTCGCGCAATAACCGCCGCTATCGCTCGCTGTTTCTGGTGCGGCACTCGTACATCGCGCCGACGATGTACGTGACGATCCTGGTCGCATGGGCAAGCGGGCTCATCTCGACGTGGGCGCTGCGGCCGCCGAATGAGGTCGCGGCCAGCGGTCACTTCAAGGTCGGAAGCGCGTTCGTCGTGGTGCTGACGCTGTCGGCGATTTCGTCACGCTGGATCGACAACCCGCGGATCCGCGCGATTCATCCATGGATCGGCGCGCTGGCACTGCTGCTGTCGGCTGCGCAGGCGTTCTTCGGCCTCGAGATGCTGCCGTAG
- a CDS encoding ankyrin repeat domain-containing protein: MTDRPHIASLFAIAVILASGVNLAVMYAVTSRPRAIIHNALTESAATSAPVAVEHPRISIEDAVAKNDVQAVKQHMASCKKDGSCDLDKDLRIAATASNPAIARLLIAAGAKVNATDNARETPLHTAATRGRMNVAQVLLAAGADVNARDEYGLTPLHSAAAWGHVELARVLLSAGANANATDARQQTPLHLVASRRVPPLSGYAAVARVLLDAGARPNARATDGSTPLHLAKMSASELALDGNVKAVGDANEVVNVLREHGARE; encoded by the coding sequence GTGACGGACCGTCCTCATATCGCCAGCCTGTTCGCGATCGCGGTCATTCTCGCCTCGGGCGTGAACCTCGCGGTGATGTATGCGGTAACGAGCCGTCCTCGCGCGATCATCCACAATGCCCTGACCGAATCCGCGGCGACCAGCGCACCGGTTGCCGTCGAGCATCCTCGAATCTCCATTGAAGACGCCGTCGCAAAGAACGACGTGCAGGCCGTCAAGCAGCACATGGCCTCGTGCAAGAAGGACGGAAGCTGCGACCTCGACAAGGACCTGCGGATCGCCGCGACCGCGAGCAACCCGGCGATCGCCAGGCTCTTGATCGCCGCCGGTGCGAAGGTCAACGCGACCGACAACGCGCGAGAGACCCCGCTGCATACCGCGGCGACACGAGGCCGTATGAACGTCGCCCAGGTGCTGCTTGCGGCCGGCGCCGACGTCAACGCGCGCGACGAATACGGCCTGACTCCGCTTCATTCGGCCGCCGCCTGGGGACACGTCGAGCTCGCGCGCGTACTGCTTTCCGCGGGGGCCAATGCCAACGCGACCGACGCGCGCCAGCAGACTCCGCTTCATCTGGTGGCAAGCCGCCGCGTTCCCCCGCTTTCCGGCTATGCTGCAGTCGCACGGGTGCTTCTCGACGCCGGCGCCAGGCCGAACGCGCGCGCGACGGACGGCTCGACGCCGCTGCATCTCGCGAAGATGTCGGCGTCCGAGCTTGCTCTCGACGGCAACGTCAAGGCCGTCGGCGACGCCAACGAAGTCGTCAACGTGTTGCGCGAACACGGCGCCCGCGAATAA
- a CDS encoding acyl-CoA dehydrogenase family protein: MDFSLSKAAEARIAMSRMAAEGMMRPIARQYDEEEHTDPWEFFQQMWDVSRGNRDATSMGGKKNGSGPSENTLLACMQIEELAWGDAGLYLSIPNPGLGGAAVQAVGTAEQKQRFLGHFYEGKPRWAAMAITEPHFGSDSKQVATTAVRDGDEWVLNGTKIFCTSGHRALEKSDGFVVVWATLDKKKGRPAIKSFIVPAGTPGVTVSKVEDKMGIRASDTAMIVFDNARIPADNILGTAEVNENGSRAGFGGVMATFDSTRPIVAASGIGVARASLEFLKQMLDEAGIKIRYEASPFDQTVLEREIMNMEAQLQASRLLTWKACNMMDHGKRNSKEASMAKAKAGLAVTRVTQKCVELAGAMGYSRKHLLEKWMRDAKITDIYEGTQQINLLIIARAVLGYTSAELN, from the coding sequence ATGGACTTTTCTCTTTCGAAAGCGGCCGAGGCGAGAATCGCGATGTCGCGCATGGCGGCCGAAGGGATGATGCGTCCGATCGCACGCCAGTACGACGAAGAAGAACACACCGATCCGTGGGAGTTCTTCCAGCAGATGTGGGACGTCAGCCGCGGCAACCGCGACGCGACGAGCATGGGCGGCAAGAAGAACGGTTCCGGACCGTCCGAGAACACGCTGCTCGCGTGCATGCAGATCGAAGAGCTCGCGTGGGGCGACGCCGGCCTCTACCTGTCGATTCCGAACCCCGGGCTCGGCGGCGCGGCCGTGCAGGCGGTCGGCACGGCCGAACAGAAACAGCGCTTCCTCGGGCACTTCTATGAGGGCAAGCCGCGCTGGGCGGCGATGGCGATTACCGAGCCGCACTTCGGTTCGGATTCCAAGCAGGTCGCGACCACGGCCGTGCGCGACGGCGACGAGTGGGTGCTCAACGGCACAAAGATCTTCTGTACGTCAGGGCATCGCGCGCTCGAGAAGTCCGACGGCTTCGTCGTCGTCTGGGCGACGCTCGACAAGAAGAAGGGCCGTCCGGCCATCAAGTCGTTCATCGTTCCGGCCGGCACGCCGGGAGTGACCGTCAGCAAGGTCGAAGACAAGATGGGCATCCGCGCGTCGGATACCGCGATGATCGTCTTCGACAACGCTCGCATCCCCGCCGACAACATCCTCGGCACCGCCGAGGTCAACGAAAACGGCTCGCGCGCCGGCTTCGGCGGCGTCATGGCCACGTTCGACAGCACGCGGCCGATCGTTGCCGCGAGCGGCATCGGCGTTGCCCGTGCATCGCTCGAGTTCCTCAAGCAGATGCTCGACGAAGCCGGCATCAAGATCCGTTACGAGGCGAGCCCGTTCGACCAGACCGTGCTCGAGCGCGAGATCATGAACATGGAAGCCCAGCTGCAGGCCTCGCGCCTGCTCACCTGGAAAGCCTGCAACATGATGGATCACGGCAAGCGCAACTCGAAGGAAGCGTCGATGGCCAAGGCGAAAGCGGGCCTGGCCGTCACCCGCGTCACGCAGAAGTGCGTCGAGCTCGCCGGCGCGATGGGATACTCGCGCAAACACCTGCTCGAGAAGTGGATGCGCGACGCGAAGATCACCGACATCTACGAAGGCACGCAGCAGATCAATCTGCTGATCATCGCGCGCGCAGTGCTCGGGTACACTTCGGCCGAGCTGAACTGA
- a CDS encoding acyl-CoA dehydrogenase family protein: MIDFELDEEQQLIRDTVSSFAAEQLRPAAREADETGVIPAAIVKAAWDLGLIQGSVPESYGGYASADPSAITGAIVAEGLAEGDLAIALHLLSPRLVVDAVLRLGSEEQKNAILPTYLSDVFTPGSSAVVEPWLGFHFSKMRTTARQDGGDWVIDGEKCQAVLAASAPHIVVYAAVDGGIGAFVVPAGTAGMTIGEREKNLGLRGLETYEVRFDGCRVPASARLGGDATALLRRSRVAQSAMAVGLAKASLDYAIAYAKERDAFGVKIAQKQAIAFMIADMATETEAARLLNYEAAWNLDQGQEGSREVAIAHRYSADMAMAVTDNGLQVLGGHGFIRDHPVEMWARNARGFAIFEGIASV, encoded by the coding sequence GTGATCGATTTCGAACTCGACGAAGAACAGCAGCTCATCCGCGACACCGTCTCGTCGTTCGCCGCCGAGCAGCTGCGGCCCGCCGCGCGCGAGGCCGATGAGACCGGCGTGATCCCGGCCGCGATCGTCAAGGCCGCGTGGGATCTCGGGCTGATCCAGGGCTCGGTGCCCGAGAGCTACGGCGGCTACGCCAGCGCCGACCCGTCGGCGATCACCGGTGCGATCGTTGCCGAGGGCCTCGCCGAGGGCGACCTCGCGATTGCGCTGCACCTGCTCTCGCCGCGGCTGGTCGTCGATGCGGTGCTCCGCCTCGGCAGCGAGGAACAGAAGAACGCGATCCTTCCCACCTATCTTTCCGATGTCTTCACGCCCGGCTCGTCGGCCGTGGTCGAGCCGTGGCTCGGTTTCCACTTCTCGAAGATGCGCACGACCGCGCGCCAGGACGGCGGCGACTGGGTCATCGACGGCGAGAAGTGCCAGGCGGTGCTGGCCGCGTCGGCGCCGCACATCGTCGTCTATGCCGCCGTCGACGGCGGCATCGGCGCGTTCGTCGTTCCGGCCGGCACCGCCGGCATGACGATCGGCGAGCGCGAGAAGAATCTCGGCCTGCGCGGGCTCGAAACCTACGAGGTGCGCTTCGACGGCTGCCGCGTGCCGGCTTCGGCGCGCCTCGGCGGCGACGCCACCGCGCTCCTTCGCCGCTCGCGCGTCGCGCAGTCGGCAATGGCCGTCGGGCTTGCCAAGGCGTCGCTCGACTACGCCATCGCGTACGCCAAGGAGCGCGATGCGTTCGGCGTCAAGATCGCGCAGAAGCAGGCCATCGCATTCATGATCGCCGACATGGCCACCGAGACCGAAGCCGCGCGGCTCCTGAACTACGAAGCCGCGTGGAACCTCGACCAGGGCCAGGAAGGCTCGCGCGAAGTGGCGATCGCGCATCGATACAGCGCCGACATGGCGATGGCCGTCACCGACAACGGGCTGCAGGTGCTCGGCGGTCACGGATTCATTCGCGATCATCCCGTCGAGATGTGGGCCCGCAACGCGCGCGGCTTCGCAATCTTCGAGGGCATCGCGAGCGTGTAG
- a CDS encoding TetR/AcrR family transcriptional regulator — protein MFKPERARRGDDARVDLKETAIDCFAKYGYQGTSIDRIARESGVTKGAIYYHYKDKNDLLAAAVADRVAEFEDRVQSACQGAEPEDSIRRIVAVCTEHAVSNDRPRFAIKLMVEAIDTHDPLLDAMRGMMRRFRAFLRNIVRAGQESGAFRRDADADQVAATLTSAVIGAETQYYLDPERFRLEQTLGTFLAQLFADLRAADSPPGLPMENTTAGGIQP, from the coding sequence ATGTTCAAGCCCGAGCGAGCCCGCCGCGGCGATGATGCGCGCGTCGATCTGAAAGAGACCGCCATCGACTGCTTCGCGAAGTACGGCTACCAGGGAACGTCGATCGACCGCATCGCGCGCGAATCGGGCGTCACCAAGGGCGCGATCTACTACCACTACAAGGACAAGAACGACCTGCTCGCCGCCGCGGTCGCCGATCGCGTCGCCGAGTTCGAGGATCGCGTCCAGAGCGCCTGCCAGGGGGCTGAGCCCGAAGACAGCATCCGCCGCATCGTTGCCGTCTGTACCGAGCACGCGGTGTCGAACGACCGGCCCCGCTTTGCCATCAAGCTGATGGTCGAGGCGATCGACACCCACGATCCGCTGCTCGACGCGATGCGCGGCATGATGCGCCGCTTCCGCGCGTTCCTGCGCAACATCGTCCGGGCAGGCCAGGAGTCCGGCGCGTTCCGGCGCGACGCCGACGCCGACCAGGTCGCGGCCACGCTCACGAGCGCCGTCATCGGCGCCGAGACCCAGTACTACCTCGATCCCGAACGCTTCCGCCTCGAGCAGACGCTCGGGACGTTTCTCGCGCAGCTTTTTGCCGATCTGCGAGCCGCCGACTCGCCGCCTGGCCTTCCGATGGAAAACACGACCGCAGGGGGAATTCAGCCGTGA